A genomic stretch from Sphingomonas sp. HDW15A includes:
- a CDS encoding energy transducer TonB — protein MRRTEVAIFPTFRAMFGNHGDRASFDTQMYRPSLKPRDRMASLLLVAVIHVGLVFAMLNLSGAIDIVSRDDLTQLIDIASEPPPPPIEEPKVELQAAPEEEGEASPPNIQSKATPIPEPQPRIQLPVPPPMPVSPTPNTGSEPTQGAAPVPGPGTGAGGQGTGTGAGGSGSGPGGGGDGLATVRTRLATRPLSGRDFPNELLDRWPRGRGVFMRFRVDSEGRIIQCIVDQGTGDPNLDAAVCATAQSRLRYFPGVNRSGQRVADWAAYGQRPPR, from the coding sequence GTGCGCCGAACGGAAGTCGCGATTTTCCCGACTTTCCGCGCAATGTTCGGCAACCACGGAGACCGCGCTTCGTTCGATACGCAAATGTATCGACCCTCGCTCAAGCCCCGGGACCGGATGGCCAGCCTCCTGCTGGTGGCGGTGATTCACGTCGGGCTGGTCTTCGCGATGCTGAATCTTTCGGGCGCAATCGACATCGTAAGCCGTGACGACCTCACTCAGCTGATCGACATCGCCAGCGAGCCGCCGCCGCCACCGATCGAGGAGCCGAAGGTCGAGCTTCAGGCAGCGCCGGAGGAAGAGGGCGAGGCGTCGCCACCTAATATTCAGAGCAAGGCGACCCCGATTCCCGAACCGCAGCCGCGCATCCAGCTTCCCGTGCCGCCGCCAATGCCGGTATCGCCGACCCCGAATACCGGGAGCGAACCAACCCAGGGCGCGGCGCCGGTGCCTGGGCCCGGCACAGGCGCAGGCGGGCAGGGGACCGGAACTGGTGCAGGCGGGTCCGGCAGCGGGCCCGGTGGCGGTGGCGACGGGCTCGCGACTGTTCGGACCCGCCTGGCGACTCGTCCGCTGTCCGGCCGCGATTTTCCGAATGAACTGCTGGATCGGTGGCCGCGCGGCCGCGGGGTCTTTATGCGCTTCCGGGTCGACTCTGAAGGCCGGATCATCCAGTGCATCGTCGATCAGGGAACGGGAGATCCGAACCTCGACGCCGCAGTCTGCGCCACTGCGCAGTCCCGGCTTCGTTATTTTCCCGGCGTCAATCGCAGCGGCCAGCGGGTTGCGGATTGGGCCGCCTATGGGCAAAGGCCGCCGCGGTAA
- a CDS encoding helix-turn-helix domain-containing protein — MNAAQERKNLSPGHSNVTEASAMDIPHGPICRTVAPVLNRVGDKWSMMIVMLLGDGPKRFMELKRAIDGISQRMLTLSLRNLERDGLVSRHVTPTIPPRVDYELTELGESLREPVQGLGAWAMAHIACIRAAQDRYDAVETD; from the coding sequence ATGAACGCTGCACAAGAACGCAAAAATTTGTCACCTGGTCACAGCAATGTGACCGAGGCATCGGCGATGGATATCCCGCACGGGCCGATCTGCCGCACCGTTGCGCCGGTACTCAATCGGGTCGGCGACAAGTGGTCGATGATGATCGTCATGCTGCTTGGCGACGGGCCGAAGCGGTTCATGGAGCTGAAGCGCGCGATCGACGGCATCTCGCAGCGGATGCTGACGCTGAGCTTGCGCAATCTGGAACGCGACGGGCTGGTCAGCCGTCACGTCACGCCGACGATCCCGCCGCGCGTGGACTACGAACTAACCGAACTTGGCGAGTCGCTTCGTGAACCGGTGCAAGGACTTGGCGCCTGGGCGATGGCGCATATCGCCTGCATCCGCGCCGCGCAGGATCGCTACGACGCGGTCGAAACGGACTAA
- a CDS encoding NAD(P)-dependent alcohol dehydrogenase produces the protein MATTVQPEVTTSVGPTTAKGWGTDAPDQPLRPMEFERRALRPDDVAIKITYAGICHSDLHTARNDWGGTQYPTIPGHEIVGKVTAVGSEVTRHRVGDTVAVGCMVDSCMACDQCLEGWEVFCREGCTQTYNSPDRHTREITKGGYTDHIVVRDHFVLKVPEGMDESRVAPLLCAGITTYSPLRQYDVGPRTKMAVVGLGGLGHMGVKLGAAMGAHVTMITTTPEKGEDARKLGASDVIVSTDAEQMRAAATRFDFILNTIPVSHEIDGYLNLLGRSGRMVIVGALTPMPGFTGFQLIWWNRAVGGSAIGGIPETQEMLDFCAAKDIYPDVEFIRMDEVNEAYERLLKNDVRYRFVIDMAKGL, from the coding sequence ATGGCGACGACGGTGCAACCGGAGGTGACGACGAGCGTGGGACCGACGACCGCCAAGGGCTGGGGCACCGACGCCCCCGACCAGCCCCTGCGGCCGATGGAGTTCGAGCGCCGCGCGCTGCGGCCTGACGACGTCGCCATAAAGATCACCTACGCCGGGATTTGCCACAGCGACCTGCACACGGCGCGCAACGACTGGGGCGGAACCCAATATCCGACCATCCCCGGCCACGAGATTGTCGGCAAGGTCACGGCAGTCGGTAGCGAGGTCACCCGCCACCGTGTCGGCGACACTGTGGCCGTCGGCTGCATGGTCGACAGCTGCATGGCCTGCGACCAGTGCCTGGAAGGCTGGGAAGTATTCTGCCGCGAAGGCTGCACGCAGACGTACAACAGCCCGGATCGTCACACGCGCGAGATCACCAAGGGCGGCTACACCGACCATATCGTCGTTCGCGACCATTTCGTCCTGAAGGTCCCGGAAGGAATGGACGAGTCGAGGGTTGCACCGTTGCTGTGCGCCGGCATCACGACCTACTCCCCTCTCCGCCAATATGATGTCGGTCCGAGGACCAAGATGGCGGTCGTCGGGCTCGGCGGGCTTGGACACATGGGTGTCAAGCTGGGGGCGGCCATGGGCGCCCACGTGACGATGATCACGACGACGCCGGAAAAGGGCGAGGACGCCCGCAAGCTCGGCGCGAGCGACGTCATCGTCTCGACCGACGCGGAGCAGATGCGCGCCGCCGCCACCCGCTTCGACTTCATCCTCAATACCATCCCGGTGAGTCACGAAATCGACGGATACCTGAACCTGCTCGGCCGGTCCGGCCGGATGGTCATCGTCGGAGCGCTGACGCCAATGCCGGGATTCACGGGCTTCCAGCTGATCTGGTGGAACCGTGCCGTTGGCGGTTCGGCGATCGGCGGCATTCCCGAAACCCAGGAAATGCTCGATTTCTGCGCGGCCAAGGACATCTATCCCGATGTCGAGTTCATCCGCATGGACGAGGTCAATGAGGCTTATGAGCGGCTGTTGAAGAACGACGTCCGCTACCGCTTCGTCATCGACATGGCGAAAGGGCTCTAA
- the pgl gene encoding 6-phosphogluconolactonase, with translation MIEAEWWDYDSSEEMAQAVAGDIGFIIESALDARGEALIAVPGGKTPLPIYQELAKAKLNWKKVTIIPTDDRLVPLTDERSNIRAIAQAFLPTGARVFPITSDIADYKLAGNSANAKLSELKFPLDLAWLGVGSDGHTASIFPGPDLEEALDSPKGRHAIGVMPDPLPPEAPVARVTLTRSAILSARTVLITVTGAEKKELLEQAIEDGHSSKLPIGRVLAEAEQPIDIHWAA, from the coding sequence ATGATCGAAGCCGAATGGTGGGATTATGACAGCTCGGAGGAGATGGCTCAGGCCGTCGCCGGCGACATCGGTTTCATTATCGAGAGCGCACTCGATGCGCGCGGCGAGGCACTGATTGCGGTCCCTGGCGGCAAGACCCCGCTGCCGATCTACCAGGAGTTGGCAAAGGCCAAGCTCAACTGGAAGAAGGTCACGATCATCCCGACCGACGACCGGCTCGTGCCGCTGACCGACGAAAGGTCGAACATCCGCGCAATCGCCCAGGCCTTCCTGCCGACGGGCGCCCGGGTCTTCCCGATCACGAGCGACATTGCCGACTACAAGCTGGCCGGCAACTCAGCGAACGCCAAGCTTTCCGAGCTCAAGTTCCCGCTCGATCTCGCCTGGCTGGGCGTCGGCAGCGACGGCCACACCGCTTCGATCTTCCCGGGCCCGGACCTGGAAGAAGCTCTCGATTCGCCCAAGGGCCGCCACGCTATCGGCGTGATGCCCGATCCGCTGCCGCCAGAAGCGCCGGTTGCTCGGGTCACCTTGACCCGATCAGCCATCCTCTCGGCGCGGACGGTCCTCATCACGGTCACCGGCGCTGAGAAGAAGGAACTGCTCGAGCAGGCAATCGAGGACGGTCACTCATCGAAACTGCCGATCGGCCGGGTTCTGGCCGAGGCCGAGCAGCCGATCGACATTCATTGGGCCGCCTGA
- a CDS encoding MaoC family dehydratase has protein sequence MAGRFFDEWQVGDVIAHAITRTVTETDNLLISTLTHNPQPLHLDHEAAKHTEFGKPLVNSCFTFSLAVGISVGDTTLGTLVANLGFDEVKFPKPVFIGDTLRIESEVVALRESGSRPNAGIVTWEHRAINQRGETVCTFKRSALLLKRPA, from the coding sequence ATGGCCGGACGATTTTTCGACGAGTGGCAGGTCGGCGATGTCATCGCCCACGCCATCACCCGCACGGTAACCGAGACCGACAATCTCCTCATCTCGACGCTGACTCACAATCCGCAGCCGCTCCACCTCGATCATGAAGCGGCCAAGCACACGGAGTTCGGCAAGCCGCTCGTGAACAGCTGCTTCACGTTCAGCCTGGCGGTGGGGATTTCCGTCGGCGACACGACGCTTGGAACTTTGGTCGCCAACCTCGGCTTTGACGAGGTCAAATTTCCGAAGCCAGTCTTCATTGGCGACACGCTACGGATTGAGAGTGAAGTCGTCGCGCTTCGGGAAAGCGGTTCGCGCCCCAATGCCGGAATCGTCACCTGGGAGCATCGTGCGATCAATCAGCGCGGCGAGACGGTCTGCACCTTCAAACGCTCGGCGCTCTTATTGAAGAGGCCGGCATGA
- a CDS encoding PrsW family glutamic-type intramembrane protease, whose amino-acid sequence MSLEFLNWSLALVPVLAMLAMFVWLDVFKLMTLWEMLGLLVLGGITAGLAYPVSGVFIDQLPIGYSNYSRFAAPWIEETIKALALVLLFRMNRIGFKLDAVISGFAIGAGFSVIENILYLFRFPDLAPSTWMVRGLGTAVMHGTTVAIVAAIAHELSERETREAASDFDFNLLWYVPGLLIAVVLHTAFNQFPDEPLYAMIGTLAAAPFVLMALFKFGAQEAQHWLTEESAIHRQALEAWQSGGYPDDASGRRIAALVARSDAATGKMIRDYCENMTALVLAAELALHKQANEGERVEIDAGETIRKVEAAKQAMGRATFAALRPLLPFSRNDYWEVSELEERLTR is encoded by the coding sequence ATGTCCCTCGAATTCCTAAACTGGTCGCTCGCCCTGGTCCCCGTGCTGGCGATGCTTGCGATGTTCGTCTGGCTTGACGTCTTCAAGCTCATGACCCTGTGGGAGATGCTGGGGCTGCTGGTACTTGGTGGAATCACGGCCGGCCTCGCCTACCCGGTCAGCGGCGTCTTCATCGACCAATTGCCGATCGGCTATTCGAACTACAGTCGTTTTGCCGCGCCGTGGATCGAGGAGACTATCAAGGCGCTGGCGTTGGTGCTGCTGTTTCGGATGAACCGCATCGGCTTCAAGCTCGACGCCGTCATCTCCGGCTTTGCGATCGGCGCTGGATTTTCGGTGATCGAGAATATCCTTTATCTTTTCCGATTCCCCGACCTCGCTCCGTCGACGTGGATGGTGCGCGGGCTGGGAACCGCGGTGATGCATGGAACCACGGTCGCGATCGTCGCAGCGATCGCCCACGAACTATCCGAACGCGAAACACGCGAGGCCGCGTCCGACTTCGACTTCAATCTCCTGTGGTATGTGCCGGGCCTGCTCATCGCAGTAGTGCTGCACACGGCATTCAACCAGTTTCCCGACGAGCCGCTTTACGCGATGATCGGAACCCTGGCCGCCGCGCCATTTGTCCTGATGGCCCTGTTCAAATTCGGTGCTCAGGAGGCCCAGCACTGGCTGACGGAGGAGAGTGCGATCCACCGCCAGGCACTCGAGGCTTGGCAATCCGGAGGCTATCCCGACGACGCCAGTGGCCGGCGGATCGCTGCTCTCGTCGCCCGGTCCGATGCGGCGACGGGAAAGATGATCCGCGATTACTGCGAGAACATGACCGCGCTGGTGCTTGCCGCGGAGCTCGCACTTCACAAGCAGGCGAATGAAGGTGAGCGCGTGGAGATCGACGCCGGTGAAACCATCCGAAAAGTCGAAGCCGCCAAACAGGCGATGGGCCGGGCGACTTTCGCCGCCCTTCGGCCGCTGCTTCCATTCAGCCGCAACGATTATTGGGAAGTGTCAGAGCTCGAGGAGCGGCTGACTCGCTAA
- a CDS encoding DUF2569 family protein has product MIKTISLKARGRAIALRQSIEQNLDRIVQSWLVIAGLGSALRIATSPSAPSGSELAIIAPYALLIFAPAFSFWLALRWFANGHEMAQPAVRLARVGRWRDVSAAEAQRHPLFGTDGFMVSLLIGMLLNIPIRAMEYLAATPAMAGSVPAWLTILRTMMTLDVVLMTSLYSVAFVAALRRVPSFPRLLAGIWVLDLALQGLTARMVAAEPGLPEKVAHALQGLLTGNVWKVLISIAIWLPYLLLSKRVNVTFRHRIAD; this is encoded by the coding sequence ATGATCAAGACCATATCACTCAAGGCCCGTGGCAGGGCAATCGCATTGCGGCAGTCGATCGAGCAGAATCTCGATCGCATCGTGCAATCCTGGCTGGTGATTGCCGGTCTTGGCTCCGCGCTTCGGATTGCGACAAGCCCTTCTGCCCCCTCGGGCTCCGAGCTTGCGATCATCGCGCCCTATGCGCTCCTTATCTTCGCTCCGGCCTTTTCGTTCTGGCTTGCGCTTCGCTGGTTCGCGAACGGGCATGAAATGGCTCAGCCCGCGGTTCGCCTTGCCCGCGTCGGCCGCTGGCGGGACGTTAGCGCCGCCGAGGCCCAACGCCATCCGCTATTCGGCACCGATGGTTTTATGGTTTCGCTGTTGATCGGCATGCTCCTCAATATTCCGATCCGTGCGATGGAATATCTGGCCGCTACCCCGGCTATGGCCGGATCGGTTCCTGCATGGCTCACCATTCTTCGGACGATGATGACGCTCGACGTTGTGCTGATGACCAGCCTCTATTCTGTCGCGTTCGTCGCCGCCCTTCGCCGCGTTCCGTCGTTTCCCCGTCTGCTTGCAGGTATCTGGGTCCTGGATCTCGCTCTTCAGGGGCTTACGGCGCGGATGGTCGCTGCGGAGCCTGGATTGCCCGAGAAGGTCGCCCACGCCCTGCAGGGGCTGCTGACCGGCAACGTCTGGAAGGTGTTGATCAGCATCGCCATCTGGCTACCGTACCTGCTGCTTTCGAAGCGGGTGAACGTTACCTTCCGCCACCGCATCGCAGACTGA
- a CDS encoding NAD(P)H-dependent oxidoreductase, whose translation MTILHIDSSISGEDSVSRRLTRAIVGQLAKGEVVYRDLAAQPLSHLTERGQDPGLLDQFIAADTVVIGAPMYNFSIPTQLKAWLDRLAVAGKSFRYTESGPEGLLGDKRVIVALASGGVYEEGSLFEHQKSYLKAFFNFIGIEPEFVSAFGIGMAPTEALERADAEILALAA comes from the coding sequence ATGACCATCCTCCACATCGACAGCAGCATCAGCGGTGAAGACAGCGTATCGCGGCGCCTGACGCGCGCCATCGTCGGCCAGTTGGCGAAGGGGGAGGTCGTCTATCGCGATCTTGCCGCGCAGCCGCTATCCCACCTTACCGAGCGTGGGCAGGATCCCGGATTGCTCGACCAGTTCATCGCCGCCGACACTGTGGTGATCGGCGCGCCGATGTACAATTTCTCGATCCCGACGCAGCTCAAGGCGTGGCTCGACCGCCTCGCGGTTGCGGGCAAGAGCTTCCGTTACACCGAAAGCGGCCCCGAAGGCCTGCTCGGCGACAAGCGGGTCATCGTCGCGCTCGCGTCCGGCGGCGTGTACGAGGAAGGCAGCCTGTTCGAACACCAGAAGAGCTACCTCAAGGCCTTTTTCAACTTCATCGGCATCGAGCCGGAGTTCGTCTCCGCCTTCGGCATCGGCATGGCGCCCACCGAAGCGCTCGAGCGCGCCGATGCCGAAATCCTGGCCCTCGCGGCCTGA
- a CDS encoding CoA ester lyase yields MSAAPPPRSWLFVPADSDKKVMKALDSDADAIIFDLEDSVAPDQKAAARDILKNLPSRSGGPQWWVRINPLRSDDHRKDLDIIGKADVHGIVLPKTETGGDLVELAHRTGNIPIHAIVTETPASLFGLLSYRDPKSSLVAMSWGAEDLSAALGASSKYDADGSLSFTYRMARSLCLAGAVAAGVQPVDGVFADLRDEAGLVAEASAAAREGFTGKLAIHPAQVAPINAAFTPSKEDVAHAEAIVAAFEAQPGAGVLSVGGKMVDLPHLTQARRVLERATR; encoded by the coding sequence ATGAGCGCGGCCCCGCCCCCACGCAGCTGGCTGTTCGTTCCCGCCGACAGCGACAAGAAGGTCATGAAGGCGCTCGACAGCGACGCCGACGCGATCATCTTCGACTTGGAGGACAGCGTCGCGCCCGACCAGAAGGCAGCGGCCCGCGATATCCTGAAGAACCTTCCGAGCCGTTCCGGCGGGCCGCAGTGGTGGGTGCGGATCAACCCGCTGCGCAGCGACGATCATCGAAAAGACCTCGACATCATCGGCAAGGCCGACGTCCACGGCATCGTCCTGCCCAAGACGGAAACCGGCGGCGACTTGGTCGAACTCGCCCACCGCACCGGCAACATTCCGATCCACGCGATTGTCACGGAGACGCCGGCGAGCCTGTTTGGGCTGCTCAGTTATCGCGATCCCAAATCATCGCTGGTGGCGATGAGCTGGGGCGCCGAGGATTTGTCGGCGGCGCTCGGGGCATCGAGCAAATACGATGCCGATGGGTCGCTGAGCTTCACCTACCGAATGGCGCGATCCTTGTGCCTGGCAGGCGCGGTCGCAGCCGGGGTTCAGCCGGTCGACGGCGTGTTCGCCGACTTACGCGACGAAGCGGGCCTGGTCGCCGAGGCATCTGCCGCCGCCCGCGAAGGCTTCACCGGCAAGCTGGCGATCCACCCGGCCCAGGTTGCCCCGATCAATGCGGCTTTCACCCCGTCGAAGGAAGACGTCGCGCACGCCGAAGCGATTGTCGCCGCGTTCGAGGCACAGCCCGGCGCTGGCGTGCTGTCCGTTGGCGGGAAAATGGTCGATTTGCCTCATCTCACCCAGGCGAGGCGCGTATTGGAGCGTGCAACACGATAG
- a CDS encoding MFS transporter encodes MSEAKMTADGTVANERAKPWSMTRVVTASSAGTAFEWYDFFIFGSLTPVIAKVFLAGLDPTGALVAALALFAVGFAFRPLGAIIFGAMGDRVGRKATFLTTVSLMGGATFAIGLLPTYAQAGIVAPILLIFLRICQGTALGGEYGGAAIYVAEHADNDKRGAATGWIQSSASFGLLAALLVIFATRTALGEDAFNAWGWRIPFLVSIFLLAISVWMRVKLSESPEFAKLKEEGATTKAPLRESFATRDSLRRVAIAFFGIMCAQGAVWYFAFFYMQVFLEKSLGVPGATKDMLLIVMTLASAPLYVFFGWLSDRVGRKPVMLGGMLLALLLYFPGSHLIAKAANPALVAAQERTPVLVETDPATCSSQFDPTGTAKFTSACDIAKSTLIARGIAYDTRPSADRRTRVHAGEQIVPIGGGENAADLKAHKAEIATAVNGALEAVGYPKSADPKAIHYPLLLTILLLFVVAATALYGPQAAALVEMFPTRIRYTAMSLPYHVGTGWVGGFLPVTSFAIVAMTGDIYAGLWYAVAFTAISAVVTIFFLKETHGKPLDEC; translated from the coding sequence ATGTCCGAAGCGAAGATGACGGCAGACGGCACGGTCGCCAACGAACGGGCCAAGCCGTGGTCGATGACACGCGTGGTGACTGCCTCGTCTGCTGGCACCGCCTTCGAATGGTATGACTTCTTCATCTTCGGGTCGCTGACACCGGTCATTGCCAAGGTGTTCCTGGCTGGCCTCGATCCGACCGGAGCACTGGTCGCGGCATTGGCGCTGTTCGCCGTCGGCTTTGCCTTCCGGCCGCTGGGTGCGATCATCTTCGGTGCGATGGGCGACCGCGTTGGCCGCAAGGCAACTTTCCTGACAACCGTCAGCCTGATGGGCGGCGCAACCTTCGCGATCGGCCTGCTTCCGACCTACGCGCAAGCCGGCATCGTCGCACCGATCCTGTTGATTTTCCTGCGCATCTGCCAAGGCACCGCTCTTGGCGGCGAATATGGCGGAGCGGCAATCTACGTCGCCGAACATGCTGACAACGACAAGCGGGGCGCCGCGACCGGATGGATCCAGTCGTCGGCCTCCTTCGGCCTGCTTGCGGCGCTGCTGGTGATTTTCGCGACGCGCACGGCGCTGGGGGAAGATGCGTTCAACGCCTGGGGCTGGCGCATTCCCTTTCTCGTCTCGATCTTCCTGCTGGCAATCTCGGTGTGGATGCGGGTCAAGTTGAGCGAAAGCCCGGAGTTCGCCAAGCTGAAGGAAGAAGGCGCCACGACCAAGGCGCCGCTGCGCGAATCCTTCGCCACCCGCGACAGCTTGCGGCGCGTGGCAATCGCTTTTTTCGGGATCATGTGCGCGCAAGGCGCCGTCTGGTACTTCGCTTTCTTCTACATGCAGGTGTTCCTGGAAAAATCGCTCGGCGTGCCGGGCGCAACCAAGGACATGCTGCTGATCGTCATGACCCTAGCGAGTGCGCCACTTTACGTCTTTTTCGGATGGCTCAGCGACCGCGTTGGCAGGAAACCGGTGATGCTGGGCGGGATGCTGCTGGCGCTATTGCTCTATTTCCCCGGCTCGCACCTTATCGCCAAGGCGGCCAACCCGGCGCTTGTCGCGGCGCAGGAACGGACCCCGGTCCTGGTGGAAACCGATCCTGCAACCTGCTCTTCTCAGTTCGACCCGACCGGAACGGCCAAGTTCACCAGCGCCTGCGACATCGCCAAGAGCACGCTCATCGCGCGCGGCATTGCTTACGACACGCGGCCATCGGCCGACCGGCGGACGCGGGTCCATGCCGGCGAGCAGATCGTGCCGATCGGCGGTGGCGAGAACGCAGCGGACCTGAAAGCGCACAAGGCGGAAATCGCGACGGCCGTGAATGGCGCCCTGGAAGCCGTCGGTTATCCGAAGTCAGCCGATCCCAAGGCGATCCACTACCCGCTGCTGCTCACGATACTGTTGCTGTTCGTCGTCGCCGCGACCGCCTTGTACGGACCGCAGGCCGCGGCGCTGGTCGAGATGTTTCCGACCCGGATCCGCTATACGGCGATGAGCTTGCCCTATCACGTCGGGACAGGCTGGGTTGGCGGATTCCTTCCCGTCACCAGCTTCGCGATCGTCGCGATGACCGGCGATATCTACGCGGGGCTTTGGTACGCCGTCGCCTTTACGGCAATCTCAGCCGTGGTGACGATCTTCTTCCTCAAGGAAACGCACGGCAAGCCGCTGGACGAGTGCTAG
- a CDS encoding transketolase, producing the protein MLKPVSPDIASLKILDDRLRFLSSWTIHYANHVRESADGLKVGGHQASCASMTAIMAALYFHALGPNDRVAVKPHAGPVLHAIHYLLGSQSLEQLQNFRGFGGMQSYPSRTKDKIPVDFSTGSVGLGVAVTAFASLVQDYLTAHGMMSEEDRGRFVALMGDAELDEGNIYECLIECVKHDVRNCWWIVDYNRQSLDATSEDRMFERFDDIFRACGWRTVELRYGKTLTAALAKNPAVHDWLDGLSNADSAALLYQGGAAWRARLVSDLGKKADGFLRGRDDEALGVLMSDLGGHCMETLVEAFDAAKDDVPTFFIAWTVKGFGLPFAGHKDNHAGLMNPTQANALRDSLGVAEGSEWDKLAGIGGNELPGVKAVLERTRIAREKRDRDFGRIAIPVIPAPTGEEQSTQAAFGRILLDLAKAKEPIADRIVTTSPDVTVSTNLGGFVNQRGLFKRREMKDVFAAAKIPSAQKWSGHNQGQHIELGIAESNLFLMLAALGLSGDLFGQRLVPIGTLYDPFIARGLDSLNYACYQDARFLLVATPSGVTLGPEGGAHQSINPPLIALGQPGLRHYEPSYADELAAMMEEAFRLIDDPAGESTYLRLSTRSVMQVARTDDSWKDGALNGAYWLRKPAEGAEAAIVAMGALMPEALAAWEELSTDIPGLGLLSVTSPDLLHRGWTAAQAKRWQGGREPSHIETLLSQLRPGAGLVTLCDAAPASLSWLGGVLGQRVAPLGVEKFGQSGSLPDLYAAYRLDGAAITEAVAELLLPA; encoded by the coding sequence ATGCTGAAGCCCGTTTCGCCCGACATCGCGTCCCTGAAGATCCTCGACGACCGGCTGCGCTTCCTGTCGAGCTGGACGATCCACTACGCCAACCATGTCCGCGAGTCCGCAGACGGGCTGAAGGTCGGCGGCCATCAGGCAAGCTGCGCGTCGATGACCGCTATCATGGCCGCGCTCTATTTTCACGCGCTGGGGCCAAACGACCGGGTCGCGGTGAAGCCGCACGCCGGGCCGGTGCTGCACGCGATCCACTATTTGCTCGGATCGCAGAGCCTAGAGCAATTGCAGAATTTCCGTGGTTTCGGCGGAATGCAGTCTTATCCAAGCCGGACCAAGGACAAGATTCCTGTCGATTTCTCAACCGGATCGGTCGGCCTTGGCGTGGCCGTCACTGCCTTCGCCAGCCTCGTCCAGGATTACCTCACCGCGCACGGCATGATGTCGGAAGAGGACCGCGGACGGTTCGTGGCGCTGATGGGCGATGCCGAGTTGGACGAGGGCAATATCTACGAGTGCCTGATTGAGTGCGTGAAGCACGACGTCCGCAATTGCTGGTGGATCGTCGATTATAATCGCCAGAGCCTCGATGCGACGTCGGAAGACCGCATGTTCGAGCGCTTCGACGATATCTTCCGCGCCTGCGGCTGGCGGACTGTCGAGCTTCGTTACGGAAAGACGTTGACCGCCGCGCTGGCGAAGAACCCGGCGGTCCACGACTGGCTCGACGGCCTGTCCAATGCCGACAGCGCGGCCCTGCTTTACCAAGGCGGAGCGGCGTGGCGTGCGCGCCTCGTGAGCGATCTGGGCAAAAAGGCCGACGGCTTCCTCAGGGGACGGGATGACGAGGCGCTAGGTGTCTTGATGAGCGACCTCGGCGGTCATTGCATGGAGACGTTGGTCGAGGCGTTCGACGCCGCGAAGGACGACGTACCGACCTTTTTCATTGCGTGGACGGTTAAAGGCTTCGGCCTGCCGTTCGCCGGTCACAAGGACAATCACGCGGGCCTGATGAACCCCACCCAAGCCAACGCCCTGCGCGATTCACTCGGAGTCGCCGAAGGCAGCGAGTGGGACAAGCTGGCCGGGATTGGCGGCAACGAACTTCCCGGTGTCAAGGCAGTGCTCGAGCGCACGCGCATCGCACGCGAGAAGCGCGACCGCGATTTCGGCCGTATCGCGATTCCTGTGATTCCCGCGCCGACCGGCGAGGAGCAATCGACCCAAGCCGCGTTCGGGCGAATCCTCCTCGACCTTGCCAAGGCCAAGGAGCCGATCGCCGACCGCATCGTCACCACCAGCCCGGACGTTACCGTCTCAACCAACCTCGGCGGTTTCGTGAACCAGCGCGGCCTGTTCAAGCGGCGCGAGATGAAGGATGTTTTCGCGGCTGCGAAGATTCCGTCAGCACAAAAGTGGTCGGGCCACAATCAAGGCCAGCACATCGAGCTGGGCATCGCCGAATCCAACCTGTTCCTAATGCTGGCCGCGCTCGGCCTTTCCGGCGATCTTTTCGGCCAGCGGCTGGTGCCGATCGGGACGCTGTACGACCCGTTTATCGCCCGCGGCCTCGATAGCCTCAATTACGCCTGCTACCAGGATGCGCGCTTCCTGCTGGTCGCAACGCCAAGCGGCGTCACGCTCGGGCCGGAAGGCGGGGCGCACCAGTCGATCAATCCGCCGTTGATCGCGCTCGGCCAGCCCGGTCTTCGCCATTACGAGCCGTCCTATGCCGACGAGCTTGCGGCGATGATGGAGGAAGCCTTCCGCCTGATCGACGACCCGGCCGGCGAGTCGACTTACCTGCGCTTGTCGACACGGTCGGTCATGCAAGTCGCACGCACAGACGACAGTTGGAAGGATGGTGCTCTGAACGGCGCCTATTGGCTTCGAAAACCTGCGGAAGGCGCCGAGGCGGCGATCGTCGCCATGGGCGCGCTGATGCCCGAGGCGCTGGCCGCTTGGGAGGAACTGAGCACCGACATCCCCGGCCTCGGCTTGCTCAGCGTCACCTCGCCCGACCTCCTCCATCGCGGCTGGACCGCAGCGCAGGCGAAGCGCTGGCAGGGCGGACGCGAGCCAAGCCATATCGAGACCTTGCTGTCGCAGCTTCGGCCGGGCGCAGGTCTGGTCACCTTGTGCGATGCCGCACCCGCCTCCCTGTCCTGGCTCGGCGGCGTGCTCGGCCAGCGGGTCGCGCCGCTAGGTGTCGAGAAATTCGGCCAGAGCGGCTCGCTTCCCGACCTCTATGCCGCCTACCGCCTCGACGGCGCGGCGATAACCGAAGCGGTTGCCGAGCTTCTGCTGCCTGCCTAG